Proteins encoded together in one Chryseobacterium taklimakanense window:
- a CDS encoding transposase gives MLGKNPEKKPELFRPMLVDFIDHEHELVLLSEKIDWNYFEKEFSPLYSKVGNPSHPIRFMVGCLLLKHLYNLGNETLEKAWIMNPYMQHFCGRVFFEHEFPCDPSNFVHFRKRIGEKGIEKIFAYSVRMHDAKTNTSNFVLSDTTVQENNTSFPTDAKLCKKVIDYCNKIAGNEGIKQRQRYTKVSKQMVRNTYNGKHPKRAKAARKSQRQLKTIAMRLIRELQRNFNAGQQEFIKI, from the coding sequence ATGTTGGGGAAAAATCCAGAAAAGAAGCCAGAATTATTCCGCCCAATGTTGGTGGATTTTATTGACCACGAGCATGAACTTGTTCTACTTTCAGAAAAAATAGATTGGAATTATTTTGAGAAAGAATTTTCGCCCTTGTATTCCAAAGTGGGCAATCCGAGCCATCCGATTCGGTTTATGGTGGGTTGTTTGCTACTGAAACATTTGTATAATTTGGGCAATGAGACGTTGGAAAAAGCCTGGATCATGAATCCTTATATGCAGCATTTTTGTGGCAGGGTTTTCTTTGAACACGAATTTCCTTGTGACCCGAGTAATTTTGTTCATTTCCGAAAAAGAATTGGCGAAAAAGGTATCGAAAAAATCTTTGCCTACAGCGTAAGAATGCACGATGCCAAGACGAACACCTCAAATTTTGTTTTGTCCGATACTACCGTTCAGGAGAATAATACCTCTTTTCCTACCGATGCAAAATTGTGCAAAAAAGTGATCGATTATTGCAACAAAATAGCCGGAAATGAAGGCATAAAACAAAGACAACGCTACACAAAAGTCAGCAAACAAATGGTGCGCAACACCTACAACGGAAAACATCCCAAGCGGGCAAAAGCGGCAAGGAAATCTCAAAGACAGCTCAAAACCATCGCCATGAGACTGATTCGTGAATTGCAACGGAATTTTAATGCAGGACAGCAAGAATTTATAAAGATTTAA